GGGTGAGCTGGGGATGGCTATCGATCATTTTCTGGAGGCCGGCGTGTTGGCGGAAACCGACCGGGAGCTGATCGCGCGGTCGATGCTGCGCGCCGCCGAGCTGCTTGAGCAGACTGGCCGGCGCCGTGAAGCCGCCACCCTGGTGCAGCGGCTGCAGGAGCAGTTCGCCGGTACCGACTGGGCTAGACGCGGAACGGAGCTGCTTCGATGAGGTTGAGCACGATGGTGCGGAGAACAGGGAGCAGCCGGATCCACCGGATCAACCGGATCGTGGGCGGCGTGCTGGCGTGGTTGATGTTCGCGGGTGCTCCGCTGACCCAGGTGTCCGGCCAGCAGGCTGTCGACGAGGTGGACGACGGCGACATTGTCCTGCCCACCGTCATTCTGGAGTTGGACGAGCCCGCATCGGGCGGGCTCGAGGTCGCTTTGCCGATCGACATTCAGGTGCTGGCGCCGGAACGGTGGCCGCCGTTGCCGGAGGCGGGAGACCTGGACATCGACCTGAGAACGGCGGTGGCGGCGCCCGACATCGACCTGGTGACTTCCGCGGGCGACGACCCCGGCCACACCCTGGTGGCGGAGACATTCGTCAGCATCGGCACTACCGTAGGCGGAGAGGAAACGACTCCGGGGCTGCCGCTGGCGCACTTCTCCAGCGGACTGTCGCTGATCGGCACCGGCGCGAGCAGCGACTTCTCGCTGTCGTTCGAGCACCGCCTGCGGGACGGAGTCCGCGGCCAGATCAGTGCCGGCGAGGGCGCCAAGCTGCAGCGCTACGAGCTCGACGGATCGGTGGGTCTGTCGGTCGGCGAGGGCGAGCTGAACGCCGATGCCAACGTCGTGAACGCCGAGCATGGCTTCCAGAGTATGGACGAGGGGGTCGACCCGAGCGAGCGGCGCGACTCCGCGGAGTCGCAGATCGTGGCGGCCGGCGCCAACCTGCGCGTGCCGCTCGGCGGCCAGGTAGCCCTGATCCCGGCGCTGAGTGCACGCGCGGACGCGACCACGTTGACCGGCAAGGAGCCGGTCACCCATTCCGAGCTGCAGGCTTCGCCGGAGTTCGCCGTGGAGTGGAACACGTCGCTGGTGGACCTGTTGTTCAGCGCGCGCTACCTGTTGCGCCGCTACACCGGACCCGACCAGTATCCGGCCACCCAGACCGAGGAACTGCTGCGCCACACCGGCAACGCCGGCGTTACCGGCCGCATCGAGCTCGGCGCGCAGATCGGCCTCGAACTCGCGCTCGGCTGGGCGTACCGCAGCGACCACGCCGCCGACGACGAGTTCGGCGGCCACCGCTTCGTACCGCAGGCGACCATCAGCGGGACTCCCGCTTCGTGGTTCACGTTCCGTCTCTCCGGCGGGTTCGAGGTACGTGAATTCGGTCTGGCCTCGGTGACGCACCGGTATCCCTACGTCGAGCCCGGCGCCGTGGTGGACGACGATGGCTGGTTCGGCTACGCGCGCGCGCAGTTCGGACTCGGCGAGCTCACCGGCTTGTCGGAGTTCACCGTAGCGGCATCGACCCGCCTGCAGGGGCTGTCCGCGCCGATTGTGCCGTACCGCGATCCGAACGCGCGCAACCTGTACAACTTCAAGCAGCCGCGCGACACGGTGCTCATGAGCATCGTGCCGGGTCTTGGTCTCGGGCTGGGCTTCGGCGACACGCTGCACGTGCGAGCGCAGGTGAGCGGCGAGGTCGGGCACGAATACCTGCAGGAGGTCAACTTTCCCGTACGGCTGCGCTCGGAGTTCGAGGTTGAAGCGCTCACCAGTGGCGGCGGACTCGGCATACGGGTCGGAGCTGCGCTGGACTATATCGAGGAATTGGGCGGCCAGTTGCCGGAGGTCCAGGTCGAAGGACTGTGGCAGCAGGGCGCCGCGACCGTGACGGCAACGCTGTCCGACGTGCTGGAGCTGTTCGACGGGCCGCGCAAGGACTGGGAACCCTATCTGCGACCCGGCTTCGGCGCCGCGGTGCAGGTGCACCTGGCCTTGTGACGCCATGCGTTGTGACGCCGTCCGCGCGGCTGCGCGGCGGTGCGGAAAAAAACGGACCGCGGTTCCAGGAACGTTGTAGAACGGAGCCGAAGCGACCGAGCATTGAGGTGGAGGTCACACAGTGGTGGAAGGCATAATGACGGAAGGCGCGGTATTGGAGTTCATCCAACTGCAACTGTTCGAGAAGGGCGGCCTGGTGATGCTGTTGATCGGCGTGCTGTCGATCATTGCCGCCGTCATCGTGATCGAGCGGCTGCTCTACTTCCGGGGGCGCGGCGCCGATGAGGAGAAACTCCTCAAGGGGCTGTCGGATACCCTCGAGAAGGGCCTCCTCGATCAGGCGAAGGGCGTCTGCGATCAGTTCCATACGCCGCTTGCGTCGCTGATTTCGGCCGGCATCGCGCGCATCCACGAGCGCAAGGAGTCTGCGAAGGAGTTGCGCGACTATCTCCTGGAGACCGCAAGCCTGGAGATTCCGAAGGAGGAGCGATTTCTCTCCGCCCTCGGCACCATCGCCCACATTGCGCCCCTGCTGGGGTTGCTCGGTACCGTCACCGGCAACATTCGCGCGTTCGGCGTGCTCGGCGAACTCGGTGCGATAACCGATCCCGCGCTGTTGTCGCGCGGCATTTCGGAGGCGCTGTTGACCACGGCGGCCGGCATCATTGTGTCGATTCCCGCCATCATCTTCTACAACTTCCTGGTCAACAAGGTGAATCACCGCATCATTCGGCTGGAGAATCGTGCTGCCGAGTTGGCGTCGCTGCTGAGTGCCGCGAAGGCGGCCGGTTCGATGTCGCGGGCGGTCGGCAACGGCAATGGTGCGCTTTATGGGACAACGGCGTCCGGGGAGCCGAACGGTGTGCCGCCGCACGCTCCGGCCACGGCCACGGTCGTAGAACATGCGCCCGCGCGCATCGCGCCGGTACCCGCGCCCGCCGCCCCGACGCAGGGCCATCCCGGCATGGTTCCGATCGTCGCGTCCGCGATGACTGCGCCGGTACAGCCGGTACAGCCGGCACAGCCGGCACAACCCCGGCCCGAACCGTCAATGCACGCGCCGCCGGCGATGTCGCCCCAGGTAGGACTGGCTCCGCAACCGGCGTCGGCGTATGCGGCGCCGTCGTCGACGGTCGCTTCCGGCCAGCTCGGCGCGGTGGCTCCGACCCCGGTGCCGAACCACGTCGAGGCCGGGCCGACACACGCCGCGCCGGGCGCGCCGGGTCAGTTTGATGCCGTGCCGTCCCGCGCGCCGGCGACCGCCCCCCTTCAGCATGCGGTTCCGACGCGCGTCGCAGCGTTTCCGGCTCAAGTCGAGGCAGTGCCGGCGACATGAAGGAGCGGCGCGGCCTGAAGCCGCAGACCAGCGTAAACCTGATACCGATGATCGACGTGGTGTTCCAGCTCGTGATCTTCTTCATGGTCTCCACCACCTTCAAGGTGGTACCCGGCATCGAACTCGATCTGCCGGAGTCGCGGACGGCGGAGGCGGTCACGCTGACGCCGCTGGTGCTCTCCGTGGGCGGCCGCGACGAGATCTACGTCAACGACCTGGAGGTTACCCTCGGCGGTCTGGAAGGAGCGCTGCGTGACGTGGTGGGCGGCGAACGCCCGCGGCCGAGTGAGCATCCGGTGATCGTGGAGGGGGACTCTTCCGTTCCTTACGACCTGATGGTGGATGTGCTTGACGTGTTGCGCGTGCTCGGTTTCCAAGCCGCCAGCTTGCGCACCCGGGATCCGAATGCACCCCGGTCCGGGGGGTAATGACCACCACCGCCACGCTATACGACCCGCGCCTCAACGCGCGGTTGAAGAAGGCGCTGCTGATGGCAATGATTCTGCACGCGGCGATGTTCATCGCCCTGGGGATCCGGGCCATCCTGGTGGATGAGGAGCCGCGAGGGCCGCTGACGGTGCAACTCGCCGACCCGCCGCCGAAGCCGAAGCCAAAGCCGCCGCCGGAGCCGGCCAAGCCGGCGAAACCGGCGCCCAAGCAGGTGCAGAAGGCCGCCGACTCGACGCCCGCGCCAGCCAAGCCGGCGCCGGTGCCACAGTCGCAGCCGGCTCCCAAGCCGCCACCGGCGGCTGCGCCGGCCAAGCCGCTGCCGACCGCTCCCAAGACGACCTCCACTCCGAAACCGCAACCGGCGGCAACTCCGGCGATCCCGAAACCGGTAATCGCCAACCAGCCGCCGCCGCCACCCGCCGTGTCGCGCGAGGAAGCGGCCGCGTCGGCGCAGGCGCTGGCCCAGGCGGCGCTGCAGCAGT
The Spirochaetaceae bacterium genome window above contains:
- a CDS encoding MotA/TolQ/ExbB proton channel family protein gives rise to the protein MLLIGVLSIIAAVIVIERLLYFRGRGADEEKLLKGLSDTLEKGLLDQAKGVCDQFHTPLASLISAGIARIHERKESAKELRDYLLETASLEIPKEERFLSALGTIAHIAPLLGLLGTVTGNIRAFGVLGELGAITDPALLSRGISEALLTTAAGIIVSIPAIIFYNFLVNKVNHRIIRLENRAAELASLLSAAKAAGSMSRAVGNGNGALYGTTASGEPNGVPPHAPATATVVEHAPARIAPVPAPAAPTQGHPGMVPIVASAMTAPVQPVQPAQPAQPRPEPSMHAPPAMSPQVGLAPQPASAYAAPSSTVASGQLGAVAPTPVPNHVEAGPTHAAPGAPGQFDAVPSRAPATAPLQHAVPTRVAAFPAQVEAVPAT
- a CDS encoding biopolymer transporter ExbD, with the translated sequence MKERRGLKPQTSVNLIPMIDVVFQLVIFFMVSTTFKVVPGIELDLPESRTAEAVTLTPLVLSVGGRDEIYVNDLEVTLGGLEGALRDVVGGERPRPSEHPVIVEGDSSVPYDLMVDVLDVLRVLGFQAASLRTRDPNAPRSGG